One Elaeis guineensis isolate ETL-2024a chromosome 10, EG11, whole genome shotgun sequence genomic window carries:
- the LOC105052577 gene encoding uncharacterized protein isoform X1 has protein sequence MGGGGGESSAAASPNGKRGRDPEDEVYLDNFHAHKRYLSEIMASSLNGLSVGDSFPENLMESPARSENICCPRDEIAAQYSPMSEDSDDPRYFETLLNTITTQSDVMNSSTSPVSPHRHQKPTMFSSSNPYPLPSCTLASVVCSHPRHRGSDSEGRFPSSPNDVCHTADLRRAALLRSVQMRAQPHCPPACALPFSSGQENIQSVEEEEDRSFSCIKTMDDETSYQISEPEADFIEDCSSVEALLETELGQE, from the exons ATGGGCGGCGGCGGTGGGGAGTCGTCGGCGGCGGCGTCTCCGAACGGGAAGAGGGGGAGAGATCCGGAGGATGAGGTCTACCTCGACAACTTCCATGCCCACAAGCGTTATCTCAGTGAG ATAATGGCTTCCAGTCTGAATGGATTATCAGTGGGGGATTCCTTCCCCGAGAATCTTATGGAATCCCCAGCAAGATCTGAAAATATCTGTTGCCCCAG GGATGAGATTGCCGCACAGTACTCTCCAATGTCAGAAGATTCAGATGATCCTCGGTACTTTGAGACCCTATTAAACACCATCACAACCCAATCTGATGTCATGAATAGCTCTACCAGTCCAGTTTCTCCTCACAGGCATCAGAAACCAACAATGTTCTCTTCTTCCAATCCCTACCCTCTTCCTAGTTGCACCCTTGCCTCTGTTGTCTGCTCCCATCCACGCCACCGGGGATCAGACTCAGAAGGTCGGTTTCCATCTTCACCAAATGATGTGTGTCACACAGCAGACCTCAGACGGGCTGCGCTGTTGAGATCAGTGCAGATGAGAGCACAGCCACATTGCCCACCTGCATGTGCATTACCATTTAGTAGTGGGCAAGAGAATATCCAGAGtgtagaagaggaagaagaccgGTCCTTCTCATGTATTAAGACTATGGATGATGAAACCAGTTATCAAATCTCAGAACCTGAAGCAGACTTCATTGAGGATTGTTCATCAGTGGAGGCTCTCTTAGAGACCGAACTTGGACAAGAGTAA
- the LOC105052577 gene encoding uncharacterized protein isoform X2: MRSTSTTSMPTSVISVRLIMASSLNGLSVGDSFPENLMESPARSENICCPRDEIAAQYSPMSEDSDDPRYFETLLNTITTQSDVMNSSTSPVSPHRHQKPTMFSSSNPYPLPSCTLASVVCSHPRHRGSDSEGRFPSSPNDVCHTADLRRAALLRSVQMRAQPHCPPACALPFSSGQENIQSVEEEEDRSFSCIKTMDDETSYQISEPEADFIEDCSSVEALLETELGQE; encoded by the exons ATGAGGTCTACCTCGACAACTTCCATGCCCACAAGCGTTATCTCAGTGAGGTTG ATAATGGCTTCCAGTCTGAATGGATTATCAGTGGGGGATTCCTTCCCCGAGAATCTTATGGAATCCCCAGCAAGATCTGAAAATATCTGTTGCCCCAG GGATGAGATTGCCGCACAGTACTCTCCAATGTCAGAAGATTCAGATGATCCTCGGTACTTTGAGACCCTATTAAACACCATCACAACCCAATCTGATGTCATGAATAGCTCTACCAGTCCAGTTTCTCCTCACAGGCATCAGAAACCAACAATGTTCTCTTCTTCCAATCCCTACCCTCTTCCTAGTTGCACCCTTGCCTCTGTTGTCTGCTCCCATCCACGCCACCGGGGATCAGACTCAGAAGGTCGGTTTCCATCTTCACCAAATGATGTGTGTCACACAGCAGACCTCAGACGGGCTGCGCTGTTGAGATCAGTGCAGATGAGAGCACAGCCACATTGCCCACCTGCATGTGCATTACCATTTAGTAGTGGGCAAGAGAATATCCAGAGtgtagaagaggaagaagaccgGTCCTTCTCATGTATTAAGACTATGGATGATGAAACCAGTTATCAAATCTCAGAACCTGAAGCAGACTTCATTGAGGATTGTTCATCAGTGGAGGCTCTCTTAGAGACCGAACTTGGACAAGAGTAA
- the LOC105052578 gene encoding replication protein A 14 kDa subunit: MPYTHSRRQFPNPKSNETLLLSLLPIATRGFRLIFTIMDTSSPAVFVNAELLKMYQGRRVRAVVEVMRNEGGVIIGKSTDGHQLTVKVSQAFPPSHFVEVIGIADGNQSVRAEICTDFGDTFDTLAYNGLCQLANGKFKNLFL, encoded by the exons ATGCCGTATACGCATTCTCGGCGCCAATTCCCGAACCCCAAGTCCAACGAAAcccttctcctttctcttcttccGATCGCCACTCGAGGGTTTCGACTGATCTTTACG ATAATGGATACATCTAGCCCCGCAGTTTTTGTGAATGCAGAGCTTCTGAAGATGTACCAGGGTCGGAGAGTCCGAGCGGTGGTTGAAGTGATGCGAAATGAAGGTGGGGTCATCATAGGGAAATCAACTGATGGGCATCAGTTAACCGTGAAGGTTTCTCAGGCCTTCCCTCCGTCACATTTTGTGGAGGTTATTGGTATTGCTGATGGCAATCAATCAGTTCGTGCGGAAATTTGCACTGACTTTGGTGATACATTTG ATACCTTAGCATACAATGGGCTATGCCAGCTTGCAAACGGCAAATTCAAGAACCTCTTCCTCTGA